One window of Oncorhynchus kisutch isolate 150728-3 linkage group LG25, Okis_V2, whole genome shotgun sequence genomic DNA carries:
- the LOC109870070 gene encoding guanine nucleotide-binding protein subunit alpha-13 isoform X2: MVPAGNATRVCPVQYGVRVLVDAREKLQIPWGSSDNQVHGDNVMSFDTRSSMMVHGQVETSVFLKYLPSIQALWADVAIQHAYDRRREFQLGESVKYFLDNVEKLGEPSYIPSQHDVLLARKPTKGIHEYDFEIKSIPFKMVDVGGQRSERRRWFECFDSVTSILFLVSSSEYDQVLMEDRQTNRLRESLNIFETIVNNRVFLSVSIILFLNKTDLLEEKVLNVSLSKYFPEYTGPDHSLPDVQKFLVDCFREKRRDLTQKPLYHHFTTAINTENIRLVFRDVKDTILHDNLKQLMLQ, from the exons GTGTGCGTGTGTTGGTAGATGCACGGGAGAAGCTTCAGATCCCCTGGGGTTCCTCTGACAACCAGGTGCACGGAGACAATGTGATGTCATTTGACACAAGATCTTCGATGATGGTGCACGGCCAGGTGGAGACGAGCGTGTTCCTCAAGTACCTGCCCTCCATCCAGGCCCTGTGGGCTGACGTTGCCATACAACACGCCTACGACAGACGCAGGGAGTTCCAGCTG ggtGAGTCGGTTAAGTATTTCTTGGACAATGTGGAGAAGCTCGGGGAGCCG agcTACATCCCTTCCCAGCATGACGTCCTGCTAGCCCGTAAGCCCACTAAGGGCATTCATGAGTATGACTTTGAGATCAAGAGTATTCCCTTCAAGATGGTGGACGTGGGAGGACAGCGCTCGGAAAGACGTCGGTGGTTTGAGTGTTTTGACTCTGTCACCTCCATACtgttcctagtgtcttcttcagagtatgaccag GTCTTGATGGAGGACAGGCAGACCAACCGGCTGAGAGAGTCGTTGAACATCTTTGAGACGATTGTCAACAACCGAGTCTTCCTCTCAGTCtccatcatcctcttcctcaacAAGACTGACCTGCTGGAGGAGAAG GTCTTGAATGTTTCGCTAAGTAAATACTTCCCAGAGTACACGGGGCCGGACCACAGCCTGCCGGACGTCCAGAAGTTCCTAGTGGACTGTTTccgggagaagagaagagacttGACACAGAAGCCCCTCTACCACCACTTCACCACGGCCATCAACACAGAGAACATCCGCCTGGTGTTCCGAGATGTCAAGGATACTATCCTTCATGACAACCTCAAACAGCTGATGCTCCAGTGA